In a single window of the Acidobacteriota bacterium genome:
- a CDS encoding TlyA family RNA methyltransferase, with translation MNDANSKPEKMRIDLLLMERGFAGSRAKAQALVMAGEVLVNEKKVEKPSQVFSSEVTIRIKGDNESSRYVGRGGLKLEAALQAFSIDPAGKRCIDIGSSTGGFTDCLLQHGAAHVTAVDAGTNQLDWKLRSDERVDVRENTNARYLSPDVFPAKFDIAVMDVSFISVTKVIPAVVGLLVDGGILIVLIKPQFEVGKGEVGKGGIVREPEKHRRVIDTIVSFVSMLSMEHIGTIDSPITGAEGNREFLAAWKRQ, from the coding sequence ATGAACGACGCTAATTCGAAACCGGAAAAGATGCGCATCGACCTGCTGCTGATGGAGCGCGGCTTTGCCGGGTCGCGCGCGAAGGCGCAGGCGTTGGTGATGGCCGGCGAAGTTTTGGTGAATGAAAAGAAGGTTGAAAAGCCGTCACAGGTTTTTAGCAGCGAGGTTACGATCCGAATTAAAGGGGACAACGAATCCTCGCGATATGTCGGCCGCGGCGGACTGAAGCTCGAAGCTGCGCTGCAGGCGTTTTCGATCGATCCCGCTGGGAAAAGGTGTATTGACATCGGTTCATCGACCGGCGGATTCACTGACTGTCTTCTGCAGCACGGTGCAGCTCACGTTACCGCTGTTGACGCCGGAACGAATCAACTCGATTGGAAACTCCGCAGCGATGAACGCGTGGACGTCAGGGAAAATACGAACGCCCGCTATCTTTCGCCTGATGTGTTTCCGGCCAAGTTCGACATCGCGGTCATGGACGTGTCCTTTATCTCTGTGACAAAGGTAATTCCTGCGGTTGTCGGTCTACTAGTTGACGGCGGCATTCTGATCGTGTTGATAAAGCCTCAATTCGAGGTCGGCAAAGGCGAGGTCGGCAAAGGCGGCATCGTCCGCGAACCCGAAAAACACCGACGAGTGATAGACACGATCGTATCGTTCGTTTCGATGCTCAGCATGGAACATATTGGCACCATTGATTCCCCGATCACCGGTGCTGAGGGCAATAGGGAGTTTCTGGCGGCATGGAAAAGACAATAA
- a CDS encoding S8 family serine peptidase produces the protein MQKDGSHVLSTPLRLDADERFTGRGVTIAFLDSGFYPHVDLTTPVNRILAYRNMLHDDGDLTSLFQPDVASWHGMMTSVVAAGNGSLSNGFYRGIASEADVVLIKLARTGRITDENIREGLQWVYDNRERFNIRVVNISAGGDDEQSYLHDPLSQLVEECSAAGITVVCAVGNAGHEPGHPVVPPASAPSCIAVGGLDDNNSINRARRGMYRSSYGPTIDGLQKPEVIASSIWVPAPILPNTPTSAQAELLDSLDKSDDDELHRIIAENSGIDPELDAAFDRPVHSIRQIITLKLRRENVITKHYKYVDGTSFSAPIVSSIVAQMLEANSDLTPSQVKKILISTAERLPHYEVDRQGWGVVDPRKAVEAALDLR, from the coding sequence ATGCAGAAGGACGGATCGCACGTTCTTTCGACACCGCTCCGGCTCGACGCTGACGAGCGCTTTACGGGACGCGGCGTGACCATCGCATTTCTCGATTCAGGCTTTTATCCGCACGTCGATCTGACCACGCCGGTCAACCGCATCCTCGCTTACCGCAACATGCTCCATGACGACGGCGACCTGACGTCGCTGTTCCAGCCCGACGTCGCCAGCTGGCACGGCATGATGACCTCGGTCGTAGCTGCCGGCAATGGTTCACTGTCGAACGGCTTTTATCGAGGCATCGCGTCAGAAGCTGACGTGGTTCTGATCAAGCTGGCGAGGACCGGCCGTATCACTGACGAAAATATCCGCGAAGGGCTGCAGTGGGTTTATGACAATCGCGAGCGGTTCAATATACGCGTCGTAAATATCTCGGCCGGCGGGGACGACGAACAAAGTTATCTGCACGATCCTCTGTCACAGCTCGTTGAGGAATGTTCCGCCGCGGGCATTACAGTCGTCTGTGCTGTCGGCAATGCGGGCCATGAGCCCGGCCATCCCGTAGTGCCGCCTGCGAGCGCTCCGTCGTGCATAGCGGTCGGCGGTCTCGATGACAACAACTCCATAAACCGTGCACGCCGCGGCATGTACCGATCGTCTTACGGCCCGACCATCGACGGCCTTCAAAAGCCAGAGGTCATCGCCTCATCGATCTGGGTGCCGGCCCCGATATTGCCGAACACACCAACCTCAGCACAGGCAGAATTGCTTGACTCGCTGGACAAAAGTGATGATGACGAACTTCACCGGATCATTGCCGAAAACTCCGGCATCGACCCGGAACTCGACGCTGCTTTCGATAGGCCTGTCCACAGCATTCGCCAGATCATTACGCTGAAGCTCCGCCGCGAGAACGTCATCACGAAACACTACAAATACGTTGACGGCACTTCGTTCTCGGCACCTATCGTTTCGTCGATCGTCGCGCAGATGCTCGAGGCTAATTCCGATCTGACGCCGTCGCAAGTGAAAAAGATCCTAATTTCGACAGCCGAGAGGTTGCCGCATTACGAGGTCGACAGGCAAGGTTGGGGCGTCGTCGATCCGCGAAAAGCGGTCGAAGCTGCATTAGATCTAAGATAA
- a CDS encoding inositol-3-phosphate synthase: MIEPGVEIAPAEGKLGILLVGLGAVSTTLVAGVEAIRRGISQPVGSLTQMGTIRLGKRTDNRSPLIKDLVPLAGLDDVVFGAWDIFAENAYEAALNAGVLEKELLAHVSEQLASLKPMPAVFEQNYVKRLNGNNIKQGANKMELAEQLMQDIADFKAANGCSRLVMVWAASTEIFLESSDVHSSLEAFEKGLYDSDPGIAPSMIYAYAALKSGVPFANGAPNLTVDIPALLELADKMRVPICGKDFKTGQTLMKTILAPGFKARMLGLEGWYSTNILGNRDGEVLDDPESFKTKEESKLSVLDHILQPEVYPDLYEGFSHVVRINYYPPRGDNKEGWDNIDIFGWLGYKMQIKVDFLCRDSILAAPLALDLALFLDLAQRAGMKGIQEWLSFYFKAPQTAEGLYAEHDLFIQLMKLKNTLRHMKGEELITHLGLEYYD, encoded by the coding sequence ATGATCGAACCCGGAGTAGAAATAGCTCCTGCAGAAGGAAAGCTTGGTATTTTGTTGGTCGGCCTCGGTGCCGTGAGTACGACTTTGGTAGCCGGCGTTGAAGCAATTCGCCGCGGCATTTCGCAGCCGGTGGGCAGCCTGACACAGATGGGCACCATCCGCCTCGGCAAGCGAACCGACAATCGTTCGCCGCTTATAAAGGATCTTGTACCGCTCGCCGGACTCGACGATGTTGTGTTCGGCGCATGGGATATTTTCGCAGAGAACGCCTATGAGGCTGCCCTGAATGCCGGCGTTCTGGAAAAGGAACTGCTGGCACATGTTTCTGAACAGCTTGCGTCGCTCAAACCGATGCCTGCGGTTTTTGAACAGAACTACGTCAAACGCCTCAATGGCAACAACATTAAGCAGGGCGCCAATAAGATGGAGCTCGCTGAACAGCTGATGCAGGACATCGCCGATTTCAAGGCGGCGAATGGTTGCTCGCGGCTAGTGATGGTCTGGGCGGCATCGACTGAGATATTTCTTGAGAGCTCCGATGTACACTCGTCGCTTGAAGCGTTTGAAAAGGGCCTTTACGACAGCGATCCGGGGATTGCCCCGTCGATGATCTACGCTTATGCCGCCCTTAAGTCAGGCGTGCCTTTTGCAAACGGTGCACCGAATCTGACGGTCGATATTCCGGCATTGCTCGAACTCGCCGACAAGATGCGTGTCCCGATCTGCGGAAAAGACTTTAAGACCGGACAGACATTGATGAAGACCATCCTGGCTCCGGGCTTCAAAGCGAGGATGCTCGGCCTCGAGGGCTGGTATTCGACGAACATCCTCGGGAACCGCGATGGTGAGGTCTTGGACGATCCTGAGAGTTTCAAGACCAAAGAGGAATCAAAGCTTTCGGTGCTCGATCACATCCTGCAGCCTGAGGTCTATCCGGACCTCTACGAAGGTTTTTCGCATGTCGTCCGTATCAACTACTATCCGCCACGCGGCGATAACAAAGAAGGTTGGGACAACATCGATATCTTCGGCTGGCTCGGATACAAAATGCAGATCAAGGTCGATTTCCTTTGCCGCGATTCGATCTTGGCCGCGCCGCTCGCGCTCGACCTTGCACTTTTCCTGGACCTGGCACAGCGTGCCGGTATGAAGGGAATTCAGGAATGGCTTTCGTTCTACTTTAAGGCACCGCAAACAGCGGAGGGGCTTTATGCCGAACATGACCTTTTCATCCAGTTGATGAAGCTCAAAAATACGCTGCGTCACATGAAAGGCGAGGAACTGATCACCCATCTCGGCTTGGAATACTACGACTAG
- a CDS encoding PLP-dependent transferase has product MSEQQDLSFFTRVVHAGTDDGEHHGALSVPIYHASTFELPDADEGAAIHNEEKPGYYYGRLGNPTQSALEAAMSDLEGAEASIALASGMAAVSGVILSLLKTGDHIVAPISGYSTTANFLNYIAENFGISSTFVDARETADYADALQDNTKLLWVETPSNPLLNITDISAVSRLARERGLYCIVDNTFATPFNQLPLSLGAHAVIHSATKYLGGHSDVTGGIAAGNADVIERVRKGANKYFGGNISPNAAWLVLRGIKTLALRMERHNSNAFAIAHMLSGHPAVSAVYYAGLPTHEGHEIAKRQMSKGFGGMVSFDVGSFEAGKAFVNNVRLCKLATSLGGVETIVQHSASMTHATLTPEEKTKAGISDGLIRLSVGIEYAEDLIADIQQALEHIR; this is encoded by the coding sequence ATGTCTGAGCAGCAGGATCTTTCGTTCTTTACTCGAGTAGTACACGCGGGCACCGACGACGGCGAGCATCATGGAGCATTGTCGGTTCCCATCTATCACGCATCAACATTTGAACTTCCTGATGCGGATGAAGGGGCTGCGATACACAACGAGGAGAAACCGGGCTATTACTATGGCCGCTTGGGAAACCCGACCCAGTCCGCCCTCGAGGCCGCGATGTCAGATCTTGAAGGAGCGGAAGCTTCGATCGCCCTCGCCTCGGGTATGGCTGCGGTGTCGGGCGTTATATTGTCTTTGCTGAAGACCGGTGACCACATAGTCGCCCCGATCTCCGGCTATTCAACAACTGCGAATTTTCTTAATTATATTGCGGAGAACTTTGGGATATCATCCACATTCGTCGATGCCCGCGAAACTGCCGACTACGCAGACGCTTTGCAAGATAATACGAAGCTATTGTGGGTTGAAACGCCATCCAATCCGTTGCTGAATATCACGGATATCTCCGCCGTTTCCCGACTGGCGCGCGAACGCGGTCTATACTGCATAGTAGACAATACATTTGCGACCCCATTTAATCAGCTGCCTCTCTCACTAGGTGCACACGCCGTCATACACAGCGCGACGAAATACCTTGGCGGCCACAGCGATGTAACGGGCGGGATCGCTGCCGGAAATGCAGATGTGATCGAACGCGTCCGCAAGGGAGCAAACAAGTACTTTGGGGGAAACATCTCGCCAAATGCCGCGTGGCTAGTTCTCCGCGGGATCAAGACGTTAGCATTGCGGATGGAGCGGCACAATTCTAACGCATTCGCCATAGCACATATGTTGTCAGGCCATCCTGCTGTTTCTGCGGTCTACTATGCAGGCCTCCCGACACATGAAGGGCACGAGATTGCGAAACGGCAGATGTCTAAGGGGTTTGGCGGCATGGTGTCATTCGATGTCGGGAGTTTTGAGGCCGGAAAGGCATTTGTCAACAATGTGCGGCTGTGCAAACTTGCCACGTCACTCGGCGGAGTTGAAACGATCGTCCAGCATTCAGCCTCAATGACACATGCCACGCTGACACCTGAAGAGAAAACCAAGGCCGGCATTTCGGATGGCCTGATCCGCCTGTCTGTTGGCATCGAATACGCAGAAGACCTCATCGCCGACATTCAACAAGCCCTAGAACACATTCGATAA
- a CDS encoding DUF1957 domain-containing protein, which yields MPSGYFSLILHAHLPFVRHPEYPEFLEEDWLYEAITEVYLPLIFIFQSLHEAGATPRLAMNVSPPLCEMLADPLLQERYTRHLENLIELAEKEEHRTRTNDREFHDAAKMYVDNLTASLHLWNDRYGRNLVNAFRELQDEGVIEIITCCATHGFLPLISTYESRRAQIEIAVTNYKKHFGRRPRGIWLAECAYEPGVEDLLKEAGIEYFISDTHAILYGDPRPRYGVHAPVVCPNGTAVFARDVETSQQVWSAEIGYPGNDVYREFYRDIGWDAPMEFLRPHLHSDGERRHLGLKYHRITGRDVPQQMKQPYIPALAREKAAENASHFIGERIRQAIALRQTFEGHPPLVVSPYDAELYGHWWFEGPQFLDFFFKKIHFDQNEIECITPGDLLDSGLPIQVQQPTASSWGENGYYKVWINENNSWMYPYQHDAERRMTGLSDAFSRDADAGDIQEPNSPDGITTDRILKQLARELLLAQSSDWAFQIYQGTTVQYSSRRFQSHIQRFNMISEMLEMHVGGGNELSDQQLELLVEIEMRDNIFAEIDPQVYRRRSAV from the coding sequence ATGCCGAGCGGTTATTTCAGCCTTATTCTCCACGCACACCTGCCGTTCGTCAGGCACCCCGAATATCCCGAATTTCTGGAAGAAGACTGGCTTTACGAGGCGATAACCGAGGTCTATCTGCCGCTGATCTTTATTTTTCAGTCGCTGCACGAGGCCGGTGCGACACCGCGTCTGGCGATGAACGTCTCTCCGCCGCTGTGCGAAATGCTGGCCGATCCGCTGCTGCAGGAACGCTACACGCGGCATCTGGAAAACCTGATCGAACTCGCCGAAAAGGAAGAACACCGCACGCGTACAAACGACCGCGAATTCCACGACGCTGCGAAGATGTATGTCGATAACCTGACCGCGTCGCTGCACCTGTGGAATGATCGTTATGGCCGAAATTTGGTCAATGCCTTCCGAGAGCTGCAGGACGAAGGCGTGATCGAGATCATCACATGCTGTGCGACTCACGGTTTTCTGCCGCTGATATCGACTTACGAATCCCGCCGTGCACAAATAGAAATTGCGGTTACGAATTACAAAAAGCATTTCGGCCGGCGGCCGAGGGGCATCTGGCTGGCGGAGTGCGCCTATGAGCCCGGCGTCGAAGACCTGCTGAAAGAAGCCGGTATCGAATACTTCATTTCAGATACGCACGCCATTCTCTACGGCGATCCGCGGCCGCGTTACGGCGTCCATGCTCCGGTCGTGTGTCCGAACGGAACCGCCGTTTTCGCACGCGACGTGGAAACAAGCCAACAGGTCTGGTCCGCTGAGATCGGCTATCCGGGGAACGACGTTTATCGTGAGTTTTACCGCGACATCGGCTGGGACGCTCCGATGGAATTCCTGCGGCCGCATCTGCATTCGGACGGCGAACGCCGTCACCTCGGGCTGAAATATCACCGCATCACGGGCCGCGATGTTCCGCAGCAGATGAAGCAGCCGTACATTCCGGCGCTAGCACGCGAAAAGGCTGCTGAGAACGCCAGCCATTTCATCGGCGAACGCATTCGCCAGGCGATCGCACTGCGGCAGACTTTCGAGGGCCATCCGCCGCTGGTGGTTTCGCCTTATGATGCAGAGCTTTATGGGCATTGGTGGTTCGAAGGGCCGCAGTTCCTGGATTTCTTTTTCAAGAAGATCCATTTCGATCAGAACGAGATCGAATGCATCACGCCCGGCGATCTTCTCGATTCCGGTCTGCCGATACAGGTGCAGCAGCCGACGGCCTCGAGCTGGGGCGAGAACGGCTATTACAAGGTCTGGATCAACGAAAATAATTCGTGGATGTATCCGTATCAGCACGATGCCGAACGCCGGATGACGGGTTTGAGTGACGCGTTTTCGCGTGATGCTGACGCCGGCGATATTCAGGAGCCAAACTCCCCTGACGGCATAACCACTGACCGGATACTCAAACAACTTGCCCGCGAGCTCCTCCTGGCACAGTCCTCCGACTGGGCGTTCCAGATCTATCAGGGAACCACGGTGCAGTATTCATCACGCCGTTTTCAGTCGCACATTCAGCGTTTCAATATGATCTCCGAGATGCTGGAAATGCATGTGGGCGGCGGCAACGAACTGTCCGATCAACAACTGGAGCTGCTGGTCGAGATCGAAATGCGCGATAACATCTTTGCCGAGATCGACCCGCAAGTTTATCGTCGGCGCTCCGCTGTTTAG
- a CDS encoding DUF4912 domain-containing protein, producing the protein MATEEKKKKRTPTRKAVKSTVETQIDPFAEVVDAVEVKAADPRKPAPKKPRVKKALAEPVVVAADAFAEPAVESSPVKKRAVRKKKVETAVAETIEAKAVPKKRNTAVRKKAEPKAVSAVAVAEETAVVDATAEIARKEPEVELSPVFKALANVELPDLERENRAQLLMQSPTRLYFYWSIRENPWQRLRAIFGEDLGSYRLVLKLKDLKRDTEEIFPCDAEGNWWFNVEPDGEYEAELGFYAVNRPYFRILYSNSVTTPRRSPSPRPASDAKWTVSANKFAEVLDMSGFTRDAYDVALAGDDPVTADNATQIAFSQFVDTSEFALNGITAEDIRFAMIAIAAGRTLEELRWRVGPSLFAILQENAENLAAENARKALGEYFDIDESEWTEEEFSSAVYGASLVHFPKQLKKRKLSAKTSYSPRYNPVSSHSIGR; encoded by the coding sequence ATGGCGACAGAGGAAAAGAAAAAGAAGAGAACACCGACGCGAAAGGCCGTAAAATCAACTGTTGAGACGCAGATCGATCCTTTTGCCGAGGTCGTAGATGCGGTCGAAGTAAAGGCGGCGGATCCTAGGAAACCCGCGCCGAAAAAGCCTCGCGTCAAAAAGGCACTCGCTGAGCCCGTTGTTGTCGCTGCCGATGCATTCGCCGAGCCGGCGGTTGAGAGTTCGCCGGTCAAAAAGCGAGCAGTTCGCAAGAAAAAGGTAGAGACAGCGGTTGCTGAAACTATCGAGGCTAAAGCGGTTCCAAAGAAGCGTAATACTGCGGTCCGCAAAAAGGCAGAGCCAAAGGCCGTTTCGGCTGTCGCTGTGGCCGAGGAAACCGCCGTCGTTGACGCAACGGCGGAAATTGCCCGCAAGGAGCCTGAGGTCGAACTCTCGCCCGTGTTCAAGGCGTTGGCAAATGTAGAACTGCCGGACCTCGAACGCGAGAACCGTGCGCAGCTGTTGATGCAGTCGCCGACGCGGCTATATTTCTATTGGTCAATACGCGAAAATCCGTGGCAGCGTCTGCGTGCGATATTCGGCGAAGACCTCGGCAGCTATCGTCTTGTCCTTAAACTTAAGGACCTGAAACGGGATACAGAAGAAATATTTCCGTGCGATGCCGAGGGCAATTGGTGGTTCAATGTCGAGCCCGACGGCGAATATGAGGCTGAACTGGGGTTTTACGCAGTCAATCGTCCGTATTTTCGCATTCTGTATTCAAACTCCGTCACGACGCCCCGACGCAGCCCCAGCCCGCGGCCCGCGAGCGACGCGAAATGGACAGTATCGGCGAACAAATTCGCCGAGGTGCTCGATATGTCCGGCTTTACGCGCGACGCTTACGACGTCGCGCTTGCCGGCGATGATCCGGTCACCGCGGACAACGCGACGCAGATCGCTTTCTCGCAGTTCGTCGATACAAGCGAATTCGCCCTGAACGGCATCACCGCCGAGGATATCCGTTTCGCGATGATCGCCATCGCCGCGGGACGCACGCTTGAGGAGCTTCGCTGGCGCGTTGGACCGTCACTTTTCGCGATCCTGCAGGAAAATGCCGAAAACCTCGCCGCCGAAAATGCGCGGAAAGCACTTGGCGAATATTTCGACATCGACGAAAGCGAATGGACCGAGGAGGAATTCTCGTCAGCCGTTTACGGCGCGAGCCTCGTGCATTTTCCAAAACAGTTGAAGAAGAGAAAGTTGTCGGCAAAAACGAGTTATTCGCCGCGATACAATCCGGTGAGTTCGCACTCGATCGGGCGCTAG
- a CDS encoding winged helix-turn-helix transcriptional regulator gives MSQNNIESMQKLFLSLSDVTRLRILEMLCGGERSVGEFVGSLKEPQPKISRHLATLRDDGIVTTRRDGKNIYYAIAPAGDAYTLPVLASVLRALSRDSETVTEAISRDISDITDISDEVGGHEHIENSDELPIFLL, from the coding sequence ATGTCACAAAATAATATCGAATCAATGCAGAAACTGTTCCTTAGTCTTTCCGATGTTACCCGGTTGCGGATATTGGAAATGCTGTGCGGCGGCGAACGGTCAGTAGGCGAATTTGTAGGGTCGCTAAAAGAGCCGCAGCCGAAAATATCCCGCCACCTGGCCACACTCCGCGATGACGGCATCGTCACGACCCGCCGCGACGGAAAGAATATCTATTACGCAATCGCTCCGGCGGGTGATGCATACACCTTGCCCGTACTCGCTTCTGTATTGCGAGCACTTTCGAGGGACAGCGAAACAGTAACTGAAGCGATCTCACGTGATATATCTGACATAACAGATATAAGTGATGAGGTTGGCGGTCACGAGCATATCGAAAACTCGGACGAACTACCCATTTTCCTTCTTTAG
- the glpK gene encoding glycerol kinase GlpK, with translation MKYILALDQGTTSSRSIIFNEHGDTVATAQREHRQIFPKSGWVEHDPEEIWQAQSQTAIDALASAGLRSSDVSAIGITNQRETTVIWVRETGEPIHNAIVWQDRRTSALCDDVRSQHGAMIRKLTGLEVDAYFSASKMAWLMDSVPEARSKAGDGRLAFGTIDSWLLWKLTGGKVHATDPSNASRTMLFDIHRGEWSNELLDIFAIPYMILPQIVDSSAIVGQVESVGELSGIAIGGIAGDQQAALFGQGCFSEDSAKCTYGTGCFLLKNTGLTPSPSENRLLTTIGWRQGNATTYALEGSVFIGGAVVQWLRDSLGVISSSADVEALAKEAADNGGVYFVPAFSGLGTPYWDQDARGAIVGLTRGTGRAHIARAALESIAYQTADLVTAMNADSGTALKELRVDGGAVENDLLMQIQADLLQIPVVRSKVRETTALGAAYLAGLAAGVWESTNDIAAHWQADRVFEPRISASEADAGKERWNEAVRRSLGWEKKSGAE, from the coding sequence ATGAAATACATTCTTGCTTTGGATCAAGGGACAACGAGCAGCCGATCTATCATTTTCAACGAACACGGCGACACGGTAGCGACCGCGCAGCGGGAACACCGACAGATCTTTCCGAAGAGCGGCTGGGTCGAGCACGACCCGGAAGAGATATGGCAGGCGCAATCGCAGACCGCAATTGATGCTTTGGCCTCGGCAGGACTCCGATCTTCAGATGTTTCTGCTATCGGCATAACTAATCAGCGTGAGACGACTGTAATTTGGGTCAGAGAGACAGGTGAGCCGATCCACAACGCCATCGTTTGGCAGGACAGACGCACGTCCGCCCTGTGCGATGACGTCCGGTCACAACACGGTGCAATGATCCGCAAGCTGACCGGGCTTGAGGTTGATGCCTATTTTTCTGCCAGCAAGATGGCTTGGCTAATGGACAGCGTTCCTGAAGCCAGATCAAAAGCAGGAGATGGGCGTCTCGCATTTGGCACGATAGACAGCTGGCTTTTGTGGAAGCTGACCGGCGGGAAGGTCCATGCAACTGACCCTTCAAATGCATCGCGGACGATGCTGTTTGATATACACAGAGGCGAATGGTCCAACGAACTGCTTGATATATTCGCTATTCCGTATATGATATTGCCGCAGATCGTCGATTCGAGCGCTATCGTCGGTCAGGTCGAGTCGGTTGGCGAGCTTTCGGGGATCGCTATAGGCGGCATCGCCGGTGATCAACAGGCAGCCCTGTTCGGGCAAGGCTGTTTTTCGGAAGATTCTGCGAAGTGCACATACGGCACCGGCTGCTTTCTGCTAAAGAATACCGGCCTTACGCCGAGCCCGTCCGAGAACCGCTTATTGACTACGATCGGCTGGAGGCAGGGCAATGCGACGACATATGCGCTCGAAGGCAGTGTCTTCATCGGCGGAGCGGTCGTTCAATGGCTCCGCGATTCGCTCGGGGTCATCTCCAGCTCCGCCGATGTAGAGGCGTTGGCTAAAGAGGCTGCCGACAATGGAGGGGTCTATTTCGTTCCCGCGTTCTCCGGTTTAGGAACACCATACTGGGATCAGGATGCACGAGGAGCCATTGTCGGATTAACGCGGGGCACGGGCCGTGCCCATATTGCCCGTGCGGCGTTAGAGTCGATCGCTTATCAGACCGCGGACCTCGTCACTGCAATGAACGCCGACTCGGGGACAGCATTGAAGGAACTGCGCGTTGACGGCGGTGCAGTTGAAAATGACCTGCTGATGCAGATACAGGCCGATCTGCTGCAGATACCGGTCGTTCGATCTAAGGTTCGCGAGACCACAGCTTTGGGTGCAGCATATCTGGCGGGCTTGGCCGCCGGCGTTTGGGAGAGTACAAATGACATAGCCGCCCATTGGCAGGCCGACAGAGTTTTCGAACCGCGGATATCCGCGTCCGAGGCTGATGCCGGAAAGGAACGCTGGAATGAAGCCGTGCGGCGTTCGCTTGGATGGGAAAAGAAAAGCGGGGCTGAATGA
- a CDS encoding ATP-dependent Clp protease ATP-binding subunit, translating into MSGKGILLDPDRKSPRAAEFEGKLSELIVGQERAVRRMSGLFQIYLAGMNNPSRPLGTMLFLGPTGSGKTRVVEAASEVLFNDPHAVVKIDCAEFQHSHEIAKLIGSPPGYLGHRETSPMLTQENLDKAHTEETKLTFVLFDEIEKASDSLWQLLLGILDKATLTLGDNRRVDFSKTLVIMTSNLGAREMSEMISGGIGFAPTKTDQTKEDNEIDTKIYRTALEAAKRKFSPEFMNRIDKVVVFRSLKEHHLRQILNIELRSVQDRITESAGTKFVFECTDAAKEFLLGEGIDLKYGARHLKRAIERFLVYPLSNLVATEQVETGDLVMIDYDGERESLTFTKQAGKMIVAEVGEPKDDSPEPLVSADGVGLPLPQVQAAPQLSRSKGEDSGE; encoded by the coding sequence ATGAGCGGAAAGGGCATATTGCTCGATCCGGACAGAAAGAGCCCGCGTGCAGCCGAATTTGAGGGGAAGCTCTCCGAACTGATCGTCGGTCAGGAGCGCGCCGTAAGGCGTATGAGCGGGCTGTTCCAGATATATCTCGCCGGGATGAATAATCCGTCACGGCCGCTCGGCACCATGCTCTTCCTGGGACCGACGGGCTCAGGAAAGACCCGCGTTGTCGAGGCCGCTTCCGAGGTTTTGTTCAACGACCCGCATGCTGTCGTCAAGATCGACTGCGCAGAGTTTCAGCATTCCCACGAGATCGCTAAACTGATCGGCTCGCCGCCGGGATACCTCGGACATCGCGAAACGTCGCCGATGCTGACGCAGGAAAATCTCGACAAGGCACATACAGAGGAAACGAAGCTCACGTTCGTACTTTTCGACGAGATAGAGAAAGCGTCGGACTCGCTTTGGCAGCTTCTGCTCGGGATCCTTGATAAAGCGACGCTCACGCTCGGTGACAACCGCCGAGTAGATTTTTCGAAAACACTTGTCATAATGACGTCGAACCTCGGTGCTCGCGAGATGTCAGAAATGATCTCGGGCGGCATCGGGTTTGCACCCACAAAGACCGACCAGACAAAAGAAGACAACGAGATCGATACTAAGATCTACCGCACCGCTCTCGAGGCCGCAAAACGAAAGTTTTCGCCCGAGTTCATGAACCGTATCGACAAGGTCGTCGTTTTCCGCAGCCTGAAAGAGCACCATCTCCGGCAGATATTGAACATTGAGCTGCGGTCGGTTCAGGACAGGATCACAGAATCCGCCGGTACGAAGTTCGTTTTCGAATGCACGGATGCCGCGAAAGAATTCCTGCTCGGCGAAGGAATCGATCTGAAATACGGAGCGCGCCATCTCAAACGCGCCATCGAAAGGTTCCTTGTTTATCCGCTGTCAAACCTCGTTGCGACCGAACAGGTGGAGACGGGCGACCTCGTGATGATCGACTACGACGGAGAACGCGAATCGCTGACGTTTACTAAGCAGGCTGGCAAGATGATAGTCGCTGAGGTAGGTGAACCGAAGGATGATTCGCCCGAACCGCTTGTAAGTGCAGACGGAGTCGGATTGCCGCTGCCGCAAGTGCAGGCTGCACCTCAGCTAAGCAGATCAAAAGGAGAAGATTCCGGAGAGTAG